A window of the Bacteroides thetaiotaomicron VPI-5482 genome harbors these coding sequences:
- a CDS encoding hybrid sensor histidine kinase/response regulator transcription factor: MKIIVKNRKLLVFIVLLISSAVSKGQIYKYIGLEDGLNNQKIYHIQKDRRGYMWFLTQEGVDRYDGKHIKHYTFSDDSMKLDSRIALNWLYMDQEDVLWVIGQKGRIFRYDSQHDKFELAYVHPELIRNKFQAFLDYGYLDKNDHIWLCYKDTITWYNIRTGTTQHMPKPVDGAISTIEQADGGHFFIGTGSGLFCVGIEKGELKQIPDEVVKSIVTPVHELYYHTVSKQLFVGSYKEGILIYDIGKTQKITPCYAPNNVEVNQIVALNADELLIATGGKGVYKLNVNTCKSEPYITADYSSYNGMNGNNINDIYVDEEERIWLANYPTGITIRNNRYGRYDLIKHSLGNNRSLVNDQVHDVIEDSDGDLWFATSNGISFYQTDTREWCSFFSSFDPVPDDENHIFLALCEVSPGVIWAGGFTSGIYKIEKKKGFKISYLSPAAIAGIRPDQYIYDIKKDSSGDVWSGGYYHLKRINLETKNVRLYPGVSSITTILEKNARQMWIGTRMGLYQLDKQSGVYRYIDLPVESPYICALYQREDGILYIGTRGAGLLVYDINKKKFIHQYRTDNCALISDNIYTIIPRQDENLLMGTENGITIYSPKDHFFRNWTREQGLMSVNFNAGSATTYSNSTLVFGGNDGAVKFPTDIEIPEPYYSRLLLRDFMIAYHPVYPGDDGSPLKKDINETDCLELAYGQNTFSLDVASINYDYPSNILYSWKIDGYHKEWTRPSQDNRIVVRNLPPGSYTLQIRTVSNEEKYKTYETRSIQIIITPPVWASMWAMVGYAILVVLIMIIIFRVIMLHKQKKISDEKTRFFINTAHDIRTPLTLIKAPLEEVVENHMVAEKALPHMNMALKNVNTLLQLTTNLINFERIDVYSSTLYVSEYELNSYMNDVCATFRKYAEMKRVRFVYESNFDYLNVWFDSDKMGSILKNILSNALKYTPENGSVCICACEEGNTWSIEVKDTGIGIPSSEQKKLFRNCFRGSNVVNLKVTGSGIGLMLVYKLVKLHKGKIHIQSVEHQGTCVQITFPKGNTHLHKAKFISPKTPNERMDAVVLGGTSDLPVLEAPQIKTSLQRILVVEDNDDLRNYLVDMLMAGYNIQSCSNGKDALVIIKEFNPDLVISDIMMPEMSGDELCSAIKTSVEMSHIPVILLTALGDEKNILGGLEIGADAYITKPFSVGILKVTIKNILANRELLRQVYNSIENKEKHLPVNCTNTLDWKFIASVKECIEKNMGDLDFGVDVLSNQHHMSRTSFYNKLKALTGYAPADYIRMIRLQRAAQLLKQKEYTITEIAEIVGFSDAKYFREVFKKYYNVSPSKFVNSDQE, encoded by the coding sequence ATGAAGATAATTGTAAAAAATAGAAAACTTTTAGTGTTTATAGTTCTTCTCATTAGTAGTGCTGTGAGCAAGGGGCAGATTTATAAGTACATAGGGTTGGAAGACGGTTTGAACAACCAGAAAATCTACCATATTCAAAAAGACCGACGCGGATATATGTGGTTTTTGACTCAGGAGGGGGTAGATCGTTATGACGGTAAACACATCAAGCATTATACTTTCTCGGATGACAGTATGAAGCTGGACTCACGGATAGCTTTGAACTGGCTTTATATGGATCAGGAAGATGTATTATGGGTAATCGGGCAGAAAGGACGTATTTTCAGGTATGATTCACAACATGATAAATTTGAATTGGCTTATGTACACCCTGAATTGATCCGAAATAAGTTTCAAGCATTTCTTGATTATGGTTATCTGGACAAGAATGATCATATTTGGCTATGTTACAAAGATACAATTACCTGGTATAATATTCGTACTGGAACAACACAACATATGCCAAAGCCTGTCGATGGTGCAATATCTACTATTGAGCAGGCTGATGGCGGTCATTTTTTTATCGGTACGGGAAGCGGTTTGTTTTGTGTCGGGATAGAAAAGGGAGAACTGAAACAAATTCCTGATGAAGTAGTAAAAAGCATCGTTACACCTGTTCACGAACTGTATTACCATACTGTGTCAAAGCAATTATTTGTGGGTAGTTATAAAGAAGGGATACTTATATATGATATTGGTAAAACCCAAAAAATCACTCCTTGTTATGCACCAAACAATGTGGAAGTTAATCAGATTGTTGCTCTGAACGCTGATGAGTTGTTGATAGCTACGGGTGGAAAAGGAGTATATAAGCTGAATGTAAATACTTGTAAGAGTGAACCTTATATAACGGCTGACTATAGCAGTTATAATGGAATGAACGGAAACAATATCAATGATATCTATGTGGATGAGGAGGAGCGTATTTGGCTTGCCAATTATCCTACTGGTATTACCATTCGTAACAATCGTTATGGAAGATATGATTTGATAAAGCATTCTCTTGGCAATAACCGGTCGTTAGTGAATGATCAGGTGCATGATGTGATAGAAGATAGTGACGGTGACCTTTGGTTTGCAACTAGTAATGGAATTAGTTTTTATCAGACCGATACAAGAGAATGGTGTTCTTTTTTTAGTTCTTTTGATCCGGTGCCGGATGATGAGAATCATATCTTCTTGGCGTTGTGTGAAGTCTCTCCTGGTGTGATATGGGCTGGTGGTTTTACGTCTGGAATTTATAAGATAGAAAAGAAGAAAGGGTTTAAAATAAGCTATCTTTCGCCTGCGGCCATTGCAGGAATACGTCCTGACCAATATATTTATGACATTAAAAAGGATTCGAGCGGTGATGTATGGTCCGGTGGATATTATCATTTGAAACGCATTAATCTTGAGACTAAAAATGTTCGTTTGTATCCGGGAGTAAGTTCCATCACCACCATTCTGGAGAAAAATGCCCGTCAAATGTGGATTGGTACAAGAATGGGACTCTATCAGCTTGACAAGCAATCCGGTGTTTACCGGTATATTGACTTGCCTGTTGAATCTCCTTATATATGTGCATTATACCAGAGAGAAGATGGTATCCTGTATATTGGTACTCGTGGAGCAGGTCTTCTTGTTTATGATATCAATAAAAAGAAGTTTATTCATCAGTACCGAACTGATAATTGTGCACTGATTTCTGATAATATTTATACGATTATTCCGCGTCAGGATGAAAATCTCCTGATGGGTACGGAAAATGGTATTACGATTTATTCACCTAAAGATCATTTTTTCCGTAACTGGACACGGGAGCAGGGACTGATGAGCGTAAATTTTAATGCCGGTTCTGCCACAACTTACAGTAACAGTACGCTTGTCTTTGGTGGCAATGATGGTGCTGTTAAGTTTCCGACAGACATAGAAATACCTGAGCCATATTATTCGCGTTTGTTATTACGGGATTTTATGATAGCTTATCATCCTGTCTATCCTGGTGATGACGGATCTCCCTTGAAGAAGGATATTAACGAGACTGATTGTCTGGAATTGGCCTACGGTCAAAATACTTTTTCGCTTGATGTGGCTTCCATAAATTATGATTATCCTTCTAATATTCTTTATTCATGGAAAATCGACGGTTATCATAAAGAGTGGACCCGTCCGAGTCAAGATAATCGGATTGTTGTTAGAAATCTGCCTCCTGGCAGTTATACGTTACAAATTCGTACTGTATCTAATGAGGAGAAGTATAAAACTTATGAAACAAGGAGTATTCAGATCATTATTACCCCTCCGGTGTGGGCCAGTATGTGGGCAATGGTGGGGTATGCAATTCTGGTGGTCTTGATTATGATTATCATATTCCGTGTTATCATGTTGCATAAACAAAAGAAGATTTCTGATGAGAAGACACGTTTTTTTATTAATACTGCTCATGATATACGTACGCCGCTGACATTGATAAAAGCACCGCTGGAAGAAGTTGTTGAAAACCATATGGTGGCAGAGAAGGCATTACCCCATATGAATATGGCCCTAAAGAATGTGAATACATTGCTTCAGCTGACAACCAACTTGATAAACTTTGAACGGATCGACGTATATTCGTCTACTCTTTATGTTTCTGAGTATGAATTGAATTCTTATATGAATGATGTTTGTGCTACTTTCCGCAAATATGCTGAGATGAAGCGTGTCAGATTTGTTTATGAGAGTAATTTTGATTATTTGAATGTGTGGTTTGATAGTGACAAAATGGGGTCTATCTTGAAGAATATTTTGTCAAATGCGTTGAAGTACACGCCAGAGAATGGTAGCGTGTGTATTTGTGCTTGCGAGGAAGGGAATACTTGGAGTATTGAGGTAAAGGATACAGGAATTGGTATTCCTTCATCTGAACAGAAGAAATTATTCAGAAATTGTTTCCGGGGTAGTAATGTAGTCAATTTGAAAGTGACCGGAAGTGGGATTGGATTGATGCTGGTATATAAACTGGTTAAGTTGCATAAAGGAAAGATCCATATTCAAAGTGTTGAACATCAGGGAACATGCGTGCAAATTACTTTCCCGAAGGGAAATACCCATTTGCATAAAGCAAAGTTTATCTCTCCAAAAACGCCGAATGAACGTATGGATGCTGTTGTACTGGGGGGAACTTCTGACTTGCCGGTCTTGGAGGCACCTCAGATAAAAACCTCTTTACAGCGTATTCTGGTAGTGGAAGATAATGATGATTTGCGTAATTATCTTGTGGATATGCTTATGGCAGGGTATAATATCCAGTCCTGTTCCAATGGCAAAGATGCGCTTGTCATTATAAAGGAGTTTAATCCAGATCTTGTTATATCCGATATAATGATGCCTGAGATGAGTGGAGACGAACTGTGCTCAGCTATCAAAACGAGTGTGGAAATGTCTCACATTCCAGTCATATTGCTGACTGCGTTAGGGGATGAGAAAAATATACTCGGAGGACTGGAAATCGGAGCAGATGCCTATATAACCAAGCCATTCAGTGTGGGTATACTAAAGGTGACTATTAAAAACATATTGGCAAATCGTGAATTGCTCCGTCAGGTCTATAATAGTATCGAAAATAAAGAAAAGCATTTACCTGTCAATTGTACTAATACTTTGGACTGGAAATTCATAGCTTCAGTCAAGGAATGTATAGAGAAGAATATGGGAGATTTGGACTTTGGGGTAGATGTACTCAGTAATCAGCATCATATGAGTCGAACAAGTTTCTATAATAAACTGAAAGCGCTGACCGGTTATGCTCCGGCTGACTACATCCGGATGATCCGTTTGCAACGTGCAGCACAATTATTAAAGCAGAAAGAATATACAATAACGGAGATTGCTGAAATTGTCGGGTTTTCGGATGCGAAGTATTTCAGGGAGGTATTTAAGAAGTATTATAATGTCAGTCCAAGTAAGTTTGTGAATTCGGATCAGGAATAG
- a CDS encoding SLC13 family permease, producing the protein MYKIFHGFHLVEAYQDLKKAKRLAKNQTVARCIKLTIAITLSLILWFLPIDTFGIEGLTVIEQRLISIFIFATLMWVFEAVPAWTTSVLIVVLLLLTVSDSSLWFLTQNTPAEELGQTVKYKSILHCFADPIIMLFIGGFILAIAATKSGLDVLLARVMLRPFGTQSRYVLLGFILVTAVFSMFLSNTATAAMMLTFLTPVLKALPADGKGKIGLAMAIPVAANVGGMGTPIGTPPNAIALKYLNDPEGLNLNIGFGEWMSFMLPYTIIVLFIAWFILLRLFPFKQKSIELQIEGEAKKDWRSIVVYITFAITVLLWMFDKFTGVNSNVVAMIPVAVFCITGVITKRDLEEISWSVLWMVAGGFALGVALQETGLAKHMIEAIPFSTWPPVLMIVGSGLICYAMANFISHTATAALLVPILAIAGISMRENLSSLGGVETLLIGVAIGSSLAMILPISTPPNALAHATGMIQQKDMEKVGIIMGIIGLILGYTMLIILGSNKLL; encoded by the coding sequence ATGTACAAGATTTTTCACGGCTTCCACCTAGTAGAAGCTTATCAGGACTTAAAGAAAGCTAAACGGTTAGCAAAGAATCAGACAGTGGCCCGATGTATAAAGTTAACCATAGCTATTACCCTCTCTCTTATTTTATGGTTCCTTCCCATTGATACTTTTGGAATAGAAGGGTTGACCGTTATAGAACAAAGACTTATTTCCATTTTCATTTTCGCCACACTCATGTGGGTGTTCGAAGCTGTTCCGGCATGGACCACTTCCGTTCTTATTGTTGTACTATTATTACTTACCGTTTCCGACAGTAGTTTATGGTTCTTAACCCAAAATACTCCTGCGGAGGAATTAGGACAGACAGTCAAATATAAGTCTATCCTGCATTGCTTTGCCGATCCTATCATCATGCTGTTTATAGGTGGATTTATTCTTGCCATCGCAGCAACCAAAAGTGGACTGGATGTATTGTTGGCACGAGTTATGCTGAGACCTTTCGGAACACAATCACGATATGTGCTATTGGGATTCATCCTCGTTACAGCTGTCTTTTCCATGTTTCTTAGCAATACGGCTACGGCGGCCATGATGCTTACCTTCCTTACTCCCGTATTAAAAGCACTCCCGGCAGATGGAAAAGGGAAAATCGGATTGGCTATGGCCATTCCCGTTGCTGCCAATGTAGGTGGTATGGGAACTCCTATCGGTACACCACCTAACGCCATTGCTTTAAAGTATTTGAATGATCCGGAAGGATTAAATCTGAATATCGGTTTTGGAGAATGGATGAGCTTTATGTTGCCTTACACTATTATTGTACTGTTTATAGCCTGGTTTATCCTCTTACGACTGTTTCCATTCAAACAAAAGAGCATCGAACTGCAAATTGAAGGTGAAGCAAAGAAAGACTGGCGCTCCATTGTGGTTTATATCACCTTTGCTATAACGGTTCTATTGTGGATGTTCGACAAATTTACAGGAGTAAACTCCAATGTAGTGGCAATGATTCCGGTAGCTGTTTTTTGTATAACAGGCGTTATTACCAAACGTGACCTGGAAGAGATCAGCTGGAGTGTACTCTGGATGGTAGCCGGCGGCTTCGCATTGGGCGTAGCCTTGCAAGAGACCGGACTGGCAAAGCATATGATCGAAGCCATCCCATTCAGCACATGGCCCCCTGTACTGATGATTGTCGGTTCCGGACTGATTTGCTATGCTATGGCCAACTTTATTTCACACACAGCCACCGCAGCATTACTCGTCCCTATTCTCGCCATTGCCGGAATCAGCATGCGTGAAAACCTGTCATCGTTGGGAGGTGTAGAGACTTTATTAATTGGAGTCGCCATCGGATCATCGCTGGCAATGATATTACCAATTAGTACACCACCTAATGCCCTGGCACATGCCACAGGAATGATTCAGCAAAAAGATATGGAAAAGGTAGGTATCATTATGGGAATTATAGGACTTATCTTGGGATATACAATGCTGATCATACTCGGCTCCAACAAGTTATTATAA
- a CDS encoding fibrobacter succinogenes major paralogous domain-containing protein: MNYSCRKTIVPIIIGTLLSGACSNDEPTGGKGHQQTYSVVLKGITVAGEESSEELKDVSVFQFSDGNLYKEEQLTPGQGGQSEISAVSGSRLYFLTGLEIPAGEKAKSEEEFRNTIIGEGLHDNSAPDFMAAVVELESGVVTRSNAEVNVIMKRGVARIDLNTTADSKTQIKEVIVENAPAETLPFLENVRASDKTVSYRKEFSSAFDGKQEGVFRLFESTRPVNIILRGTYGEVPIRLKVELPVVERNKVYELAVLNVGAEVTGVFEIKPWEEGETIVGKPDTNQRLLLNASKSRIPEGVKVDYENNILEVPATGADDMTLAFVTDTRIDISSTEGAGSGTSVGNMSVSEEAEGIVSSFNVSVAAQGSGRLGYTVLVHLKNALLSGTYDYVEIRVAPSDKQIETVEIAGNVWMAFNARSRDLEDQIYPLDGATVEDMYHKSWINTVGGLFQFGRLYMYVPWQGYNPSNNLGNQTADAPWVNDTHMPCPEGYRIPTGNEWQSLLPADQEIPGRYKAGNGETIAATLHIGEGTLITPSSGVTGTQHYVKFTSEDTGRSLIIPLAGSKGDKSSSNNPAFGKRAVLWTNERNGLPGGYAWAYWLPFEGAETTVIKKQRLQMEAFASVRCVKK, encoded by the coding sequence ATGAATTATTCTTGCAGAAAAACCATCGTTCCCATTATAATAGGAACATTACTTTCAGGCGCCTGCTCGAACGATGAACCAACCGGGGGAAAAGGCCATCAACAAACTTATTCAGTGGTATTAAAAGGAATTACGGTAGCAGGAGAAGAATCTTCTGAAGAGCTCAAAGATGTATCGGTTTTCCAGTTTAGTGACGGGAATTTATATAAAGAGGAACAGCTGACTCCCGGGCAAGGCGGACAGTCGGAGATTTCTGCGGTCAGCGGATCTCGACTTTATTTTCTGACCGGACTGGAGATTCCTGCCGGAGAGAAAGCTAAAAGTGAAGAAGAATTTCGTAATACGATTATCGGTGAAGGATTGCATGATAATTCTGCGCCGGATTTCATGGCGGCTGTAGTCGAATTGGAGAGCGGAGTAGTGACACGCAGCAATGCGGAGGTCAATGTAATTATGAAACGCGGTGTGGCGCGCATTGATTTGAACACAACAGCCGACAGCAAAACGCAGATAAAGGAAGTCATCGTAGAGAATGCTCCTGCCGAGACTTTACCATTCCTCGAAAATGTCCGGGCGTCGGATAAAACGGTGAGCTATCGGAAGGAGTTCTCTTCTGCATTCGATGGCAAGCAAGAGGGGGTATTCCGTCTGTTCGAAAGCACACGTCCTGTCAATATCATCTTGCGTGGAACCTATGGTGAAGTCCCTATCAGGTTAAAAGTCGAATTACCAGTTGTCGAACGCAATAAAGTATATGAATTGGCAGTGCTCAATGTGGGAGCTGAAGTGACAGGCGTTTTTGAGATCAAACCGTGGGAAGAAGGGGAAACGATTGTCGGAAAGCCTGATACGAACCAACGTCTTTTGCTTAATGCGTCGAAATCCAGGATTCCGGAAGGGGTGAAGGTAGACTATGAGAATAATATACTGGAAGTGCCTGCTACAGGTGCTGATGACATGACGCTGGCGTTCGTTACAGACACTCGTATCGATATTTCTTCTACAGAAGGTGCCGGTAGCGGAACAAGTGTAGGCAATATGTCCGTGTCGGAAGAGGCGGAAGGTATCGTGTCGTCATTTAATGTATCGGTTGCAGCGCAAGGCAGCGGTCGCCTGGGCTATACGGTTTTGGTGCATTTGAAAAATGCCTTGTTGAGTGGAACATATGATTACGTGGAGATACGTGTGGCTCCGAGTGACAAACAGATTGAAACTGTGGAAATCGCAGGAAATGTATGGATGGCATTTAATGCGCGTAGCCGCGATCTGGAAGATCAGATTTATCCGTTGGACGGGGCTACGGTCGAAGATATGTATCATAAAAGTTGGATTAACACGGTGGGTGGTCTGTTCCAGTTTGGACGTTTATATATGTACGTGCCTTGGCAGGGGTATAATCCTTCCAACAATTTAGGTAACCAGACGGCTGATGCACCTTGGGTGAATGATACACATATGCCTTGCCCTGAAGGATACCGGATACCGACTGGTAACGAATGGCAGTCTCTGCTTCCTGCAGACCAAGAGATTCCGGGTAGATATAAGGCAGGAAATGGAGAAACAATTGCCGCTACACTTCACATCGGAGAAGGAACACTGATAACTCCGTCCAGTGGTGTGACGGGAACACAGCATTATGTGAAGTTTACTTCGGAAGACACCGGTCGCAGCCTTATTATTCCTTTGGCTGGCTCGAAGGGAGATAAGTCGTCATCCAATAATCCGGCTTTCGGGAAAAGAGCTGTGTTGTGGACAAACGAACGTAACGGTCTTCCGGGCGGTTATGCATGGGCTTACTGGTTGCCGTTCGAAGGAGCCGAGACAACCGTTATTAAGAAACAGCGGTTACAGATGGAAGCATTTGCATCCGTACGTTGTGTAAAGAAATAG
- a CDS encoding PCMD domain-containing protein, producing MKIMKKRLLYLFMLICSISLFVSCSDDDDVKYPVDSELAGAYKGTMDVYYVGVSTPIASDMVQKVYISKASDTAVKLELRNFTITVAGTELLIGDITVDNCALTKSGDTYKFSGNQKLSLVVGVCNTSVSGTIGKDAVDMVIDVDVEGGMKVKVNYKGAKLSGSEKSEAKITSFTIDNEVVTVAPVIDEEKGTILFKVNDEATDDDLKSLTPIIEISEKATVAPKSGVPQDFSAGKTVTYTVIAEDGTTKKYVASIAGSQNFLKYSFDTWVVQHEGLKNEYWNPAPVDQLSTSNEGAGLLATLGFKGGFPVVEDKDGYSGSSAKLITLYTKGAGFGLAPAITSGSLFTGSFKTDASDQLNSTKFGIPYAKKPLIFKGIYKYTPGDNYVDGSDKKNVLEHLEIVDECSIMAVLYEAVDSEGKEVILTGHDIASSEYRVAVAVLEDGGAKAEWTTFELPFNNLDGKSYDMSKSYKLAIVCSSSKDGAAFKGAVNSTLIIDELEVIGE from the coding sequence ATGAAGATTATGAAGAAAAGATTGTTGTATTTGTTCATGCTTATTTGTTCCATAAGTTTATTTGTGAGTTGTAGTGATGATGATGATGTGAAATATCCTGTTGATAGTGAACTTGCAGGTGCATATAAGGGAACGATGGATGTATATTATGTGGGAGTATCTACTCCTATTGCTTCTGATATGGTTCAGAAGGTTTATATTTCAAAGGCTTCAGATACTGCCGTTAAATTAGAATTGAGAAACTTTACTATTACCGTGGCGGGTACTGAACTTCTTATTGGTGATATAACAGTGGATAATTGTGCTCTGACAAAAAGTGGTGATACATATAAGTTCTCAGGCAATCAGAAGTTAAGTCTTGTGGTGGGTGTGTGCAATACATCCGTTTCGGGGACAATTGGTAAGGATGCTGTAGATATGGTTATTGATGTAGATGTAGAAGGCGGAATGAAAGTTAAAGTCAATTATAAAGGTGCTAAACTATCGGGAAGTGAAAAATCAGAGGCTAAAATTACTAGTTTTACTATTGATAATGAGGTTGTGACAGTAGCGCCGGTTATTGATGAAGAAAAGGGTACAATCTTGTTTAAAGTGAATGACGAAGCTACTGATGATGATTTGAAATCATTGACTCCGATTATTGAAATATCAGAAAAAGCTACAGTGGCTCCCAAAAGTGGTGTCCCACAGGATTTTTCCGCTGGTAAAACTGTTACCTATACAGTTATAGCAGAAGATGGAACGACTAAAAAATATGTAGCTTCAATAGCGGGTAGTCAGAATTTTTTAAAGTATTCATTTGATACTTGGGTTGTTCAACATGAAGGTTTGAAAAATGAATATTGGAATCCGGCTCCAGTGGATCAATTGAGCACTTCCAATGAAGGAGCAGGGCTTTTAGCTACTTTAGGTTTTAAAGGTGGTTTTCCTGTGGTAGAAGATAAAGATGGTTATAGTGGCTCCTCTGCCAAGTTGATAACTTTATATACAAAAGGAGCTGGTTTTGGATTGGCTCCTGCGATAACTTCGGGCTCTTTATTTACTGGTAGTTTTAAGACCGATGCATCAGATCAGTTAAATTCTACTAAATTTGGTATTCCATATGCAAAAAAGCCTTTGATATTTAAAGGTATTTATAAATATACTCCTGGTGATAACTATGTAGATGGTTCTGATAAAAAGAATGTTCTGGAGCATCTGGAAATTGTGGATGAGTGCTCTATAATGGCTGTTTTGTATGAAGCTGTGGATAGTGAAGGCAAAGAGGTAATACTTACTGGGCATGATATTGCATCTTCGGAGTATCGTGTAGCTGTAGCTGTATTGGAAGATGGTGGAGCAAAAGCTGAGTGGACTACTTTTGAGTTGCCATTCAATAATTTGGACGGAAAATCTTATGATATGTCTAAATCATATAAACTGGCAATTGTATGTTCCTCAAGTAAAGATGGTGCAGCTTTTAAAGGAGCTGTAAATAGTACTTTAATTATCGATGAGTTAGAGGTTATTGGAGAATGA
- a CDS encoding PCMD domain-containing protein, with product MKKSLLYLFMLICSVSLFTACSDDDPETIRDGEIDGVYWGKLDVDAAGVIEVNDITQKVYISKTGENQIKMELRNFSFQTLNLGTIAVEQISVQKNGNSYTFAGSQNITLLVGECAVTVNGTIEGDKLAMNIAVVAGGTLNVKVDFAGTKLSADQSSEAAIQSFVVKIGDANVEGKIDGNNISFIIPDGLENLTFAPTIVISDKATITPASGVEQDFSSPVIYTVTSEDGIVTTKYTVSVSGQIRDFGFDEWETIKSSTSGSTEQYDVPKGLYGTSNPGIMTINEMFGSNLPELFSYTVSPVEGQSGKAAKLQTVYTYMFLNGMDFNALLGGLVPYVTAGSLFTGIFKTDMNNTLNSTKFGVPFVGEPATFTGYYKYTPGTTYYNNKNEVVADKTDECSIYAVLYEELLDEENNNIPLNGDYNDPDLYIGSSKRIVMKAVLEDGTAKSDWTKFSIPFKLLEGKSYDATKKYYLAIVCSSSAEGDYFMGAPGSTLFIDSFTVTPQ from the coding sequence ATGAAAAAGAGTTTGTTGTATTTGTTTATGCTTATTTGTTCAGTCAGCCTTTTTACGGCTTGTAGTGATGACGACCCAGAAACTATTCGGGATGGTGAAATTGATGGAGTTTATTGGGGTAAGTTAGATGTTGATGCAGCTGGAGTTATTGAAGTTAATGATATAACACAAAAAGTATATATTTCTAAGACTGGTGAAAACCAAATTAAGATGGAGCTGAGAAACTTTAGTTTTCAGACATTGAATCTTGGTACTATTGCAGTAGAACAGATTTCTGTACAAAAAAATGGTAATAGTTATACTTTTGCAGGTAGTCAGAATATTACATTATTAGTTGGTGAATGTGCTGTAACAGTGAATGGAACTATTGAAGGTGATAAACTGGCAATGAATATAGCTGTTGTTGCTGGCGGAACTTTGAATGTGAAGGTTGATTTTGCAGGAACAAAACTGTCTGCAGATCAAAGTTCAGAGGCTGCGATCCAGAGCTTTGTAGTTAAGATAGGAGATGCGAATGTAGAGGGGAAAATAGATGGGAATAATATTAGTTTTATTATTCCAGATGGATTGGAGAACTTGACGTTTGCGCCTACTATTGTTATTTCTGATAAAGCAACAATAACTCCTGCTTCTGGAGTAGAACAAGATTTTTCATCTCCTGTAATATACACAGTGACTTCCGAAGATGGAATTGTAACTACTAAATATACAGTTTCTGTATCAGGTCAAATAAGAGATTTTGGATTCGATGAATGGGAGACTATCAAATCATCTACATCGGGTTCTACAGAACAATATGATGTTCCTAAAGGACTTTATGGTACTAGTAATCCGGGAATTATGACAATTAACGAGATGTTTGGTTCAAATCTTCCAGAGCTGTTCTCATATACAGTTTCTCCTGTAGAAGGACAAAGTGGTAAAGCAGCTAAATTGCAAACAGTTTATACTTACATGTTTTTAAATGGTATGGATTTTAATGCATTATTAGGAGGGTTGGTACCTTATGTAACAGCAGGCTCATTATTTACAGGTATCTTTAAAACTGATATGAATAATACTTTGAATAGTACAAAGTTTGGTGTTCCTTTTGTTGGGGAACCTGCTACTTTTACTGGCTATTATAAATATACTCCAGGGACAACATATTATAATAATAAAAATGAAGTCGTAGCTGATAAAACAGATGAATGTTCAATATATGCAGTTTTGTATGAAGAACTTTTGGATGAAGAGAATAACAACATTCCGTTGAATGGAGACTACAATGATCCTGATCTATATATTGGAAGCTCTAAACGTATTGTAATGAAGGCCGTTTTGGAAGATGGAACAGCGAAGAGTGATTGGACTAAGTTCTCTATCCCATTTAAATTATTGGAAGGGAAAAGTTATGATGCAACTAAAAAATATTATTTAGCTATTGTGTGTTCCTCAAGTGCTGAAGGAGACTACTTTATGGGCGCTCCTGGTAGTACCTTATTTATTGATAGTTTTACGGTAACACCTCAATAG